The following proteins come from a genomic window of Hymenobacter canadensis:
- a CDS encoding endonuclease III domain-containing protein, protein MIPDLFSAVDADTEARRRKALLVHARLCAEYGAPFPFFSTKDPLSELVSALLSHRTRNHDSHRAYQELRSRFPTWEAVRDAPTEEVQQAISACTWPEQKAPRIQAVLREVSTRCNGGPCHLEFLADLPVPEARAWLEAIPGIGPKTSAAVLLFSTLRIAAMPVDSHHHRVAQRLGLIGPKVGEAAAHKLLEALLPPGWDAQQVYDHHEALMFHGQKCCYFHTPACGRCVVLDQCPFGQARVR, encoded by the coding sequence GTGATACCAGACCTTTTTTCGGCAGTGGATGCCGACACGGAAGCGCGCCGCCGCAAAGCCCTGCTGGTGCATGCGCGCCTGTGCGCAGAGTACGGCGCTCCTTTCCCGTTTTTCAGCACCAAAGACCCGCTCAGCGAGCTGGTCAGCGCGCTGCTGTCGCACCGCACCCGCAACCACGACTCGCACCGGGCCTATCAGGAGCTAAGGAGCCGCTTTCCTACCTGGGAGGCCGTGCGCGATGCGCCTACTGAAGAAGTGCAGCAGGCCATCAGCGCCTGCACCTGGCCCGAGCAGAAGGCGCCGCGCATTCAGGCTGTGCTACGCGAAGTGAGCACCCGGTGCAATGGTGGCCCCTGCCACCTGGAGTTTCTGGCCGACCTGCCGGTGCCCGAGGCGCGGGCCTGGCTGGAGGCCATTCCGGGCATCGGGCCCAAAACCAGCGCCGCGGTGCTGCTCTTCAGCACTCTGCGCATCGCGGCCATGCCCGTCGATAGCCACCACCACCGCGTGGCGCAGCGCCTGGGCCTCATCGGCCCGAAAGTGGGCGAGGCGGCCGCGCACAAGCTGCTGGAGGCCCTGCTCCCACCCGGCTGGGATGCCCAGCAGGTCTACGACCACCATGAGGCGCTGATGTTCCACGGCCAGAAGTGCTGCTATTTCCACACGCCTGCCTGCGGCCGCTGCGTCGTCCTCGACCAATGCCCATTCGGCCAGGCGCGGGTGAGGTGA
- a CDS encoding response regulator: protein MRSVLLVEDDFFDTMTVKKSFEKFSVQHKLYTAFNGLEALDLLLGQNGVEPIRPLPEVILLDLNMPKMNGHEFLAEIRRNPDLAGIPVFITTTSGMDVDRLNAQNLGVSGYILKPIDFETTTDMVDSMSLLEKLLK, encoded by the coding sequence ATGCGCTCCGTACTGCTTGTAGAAGACGATTTCTTTGACACCATGACGGTGAAGAAGTCATTTGAGAAATTCAGCGTGCAGCACAAGCTGTACACCGCCTTCAACGGCCTGGAGGCCCTGGACCTGCTGCTGGGCCAGAACGGCGTGGAGCCCATCCGGCCGCTGCCCGAGGTGATTCTGCTGGACCTGAACATGCCCAAAATGAACGGGCACGAGTTTCTGGCCGAAATCCGCCGCAACCCCGACCTAGCCGGCATTCCGGTGTTCATCACCACCACCTCCGGCATGGACGTGGACCGGCTCAATGCCCAGAACCTGGGCGTGAGCGGCTACATCCTCAAGCCCATTGACTTTGAAACCACGACCGACATGGTGGACAGCATGAGCCTGCTCGAGAAGCTCCTTAAATAG